TATATTACTCCAGGTATATATTACTCCATTTTTTACCTATCAATTCAAAATTAAAATAATGACAGTTAAATACATGAATGGTACAATACATTTTATCCTGCTTAAAGTCATTATAAAGTCTTTGCAATGTTATTATAAAGTGTTCTTAATTGAAATCAACAGTGTTCTCAACTGAAGGCCAATCTGCGGCAGTTACATTTAGCAGATCCTAATATTCTTCACAGGTTTCAGGGATGATACAAATGCTCAAAACACGCCTCAGGGATTTTCTTCTTACAAAAGATGAATGGTTTTTTGCGGTTTCTGACTATTTCCGTAATGATGGAATAAGAGCCACACTCCGCTACGTTCCGGATGAAAACGGGGAGAGGGAGTTAAACGGGAAAAGGTACAAAAAATACGATTTTGGTCCGGCGTTCGAATTCATGAAGAAAAACAGGCCTGAATGGGTACAGGACGTGCACGTTGTCCCGGAATCCGAGGTAAAACAGGTACTGCATCCCTATGACTGCATTCCGGAGCTTGTGAATTCTGACAGCCGTGTAAGGGCAATTGTAAAGGTGCTTGACATGGCAGAAATTCCCCGGACAAGTATGGGAGTTACGGGTTCAATGCTCGCAGGCCTGCAGAACGAGAGCTCTGACGTTGATTTTGTTATCTACGGTCCTATGTGGTTCAGGGCAAGGGATGCCATAACCATTGCAAAACAGCAGGAGGGCCCTATCGAAGAGCTTGATGAGGACATGTGGCAGAGGATCTACAGGAAAAGAATCCCTGAGATTTCTTTTGACGAATTCATGCTGCACGAGTCCAGGAAAGGCAACCGTGGCATGGTAGAGGGCACGTATTTCGACCTTCTCTTTGTAAGGGAATGGGACCAGATTAAAGAGCCTCCGCAGAGGGGAAAAGATACCGTCAAAATGAAAATCGAAGCCGAGGTCAAAAACGCTGACTTTGCCTTTGACAGCCCTGCCTATTACAAAGTAGAACACGAAGAAATCGACCATGTGCTCTCCTATACTCATACATATGCAGGTCAGGCTCTCCCCGGAGAAATCATAGAAGCCCGTGGGGTGGTCGAAAAAGTTGGAAACATGAAGCGGCTGGTCGTAGGCACCTCAAGGGAGCCAAAAGGAGAATGGATCCGGTCCCTTACCTGGCTTGAGAATTGTGGATATATTTGATATTAGTAGAAATCCTCCTCCCGGCCGAAGAAATATTTTTCCTACTCCGGGAACAGTTTTTCAATCTAAAATATTTGTAGTTCAGTCATCTTGAGCGTAGCGAAAAGGAAGCGTACTCCTGAGGCACAATTCGGGCGTGACAGGAATGACTTTAAATAGCTTATTAAGTTGTACGGGTCAAATGAAATCCTGGTTCCAGGAGAGTCTTCATAGGCTTTTTCATTATTCGAAACCAGGTTTTCTTCATCTTCTTCCAATATTTCTCCTGTGCCCATCATATTACTTCCTCTATTTCTAATCGGAGTTATCACTATCACTTGAGTATTTTTTTCCGGGCTTGAGATTGCAAAAGGCGAAAATCCCGGGGTTTCTGCGGTAAAGTAGAAGTAGTCCTGATCTTTTCCGGTCAGGGTTGTGGGCAGCGCATTCCATGTATTGTTGCTGTACCTGTACAGGGTCATTGTGTTTTCACTTATGCCGTTTTCGGAGAGCCATGTCTGTTTTACTCTGAAGCTTATCCTGGCGTTTTCAAGGTTTTCAGAACTTGAAAATCCACTGTTTCCAACCCATATATTCAGGTTCTTGTAGACGGTTCCGGGGGCAGGTTCTTTCACTATTACGGACGTGTTCTTCAGCATCTCCACAATTGTGGGTGTTTTCCCGAAGTTCTTTTTCGGGTCAAACTCAACAGTAATTATTTCGTTTGTCTCTCCTTTGAAGGTGTAACAGGTGTGAATTCCTTTGAAGACCTGCTCATTTGAAATCTCCTTGAGCTCTATATTCCTTGTTGATTCTGGAGAGCCTCCCCCACCTCCTCCTCCGCTACTTCCACTGCTTCCGCTGCTTCTCCCGCTTTCTTTGGAATAAGAGTTTTTCTCCGTAACTGTGATATAACCTGTTTTTGTCTCAGTATCATTTCCGTAGGTCGTGTTAGCCGCTATGAGAGTAACAGTATAGGTGCCCGGAATTTCATAGGTCCATGACGGATTTATCTCTGAAGAGTCGATGCTTCCGTTTCCATCAAAGTCCCATTC
The Methanosarcina sp. WWM596 DNA segment above includes these coding regions:
- a CDS encoding PGF-pre-PGF domain-containing protein, whose amino-acid sequence is MKTIETLRVKNRIKISNFISGLILILFFAVTILPVSASEIEASREISAGTVYAGGTFTVTVHIWTDQYIEAPTLDENLPDGWNISIIESDGAVFQNTETFKESTLEWIWVEGLQPGRKKTVVYRVTVPSASEPGNFTISGNVSAYSISAVPVIGASGIIVIYPLPEAGFSANPLSGIAPLTVQFTDLSTNNPDSWEWDFDGNGSIDSSEINPSWTYEIPGTYTVTLIAANTTYGNDTETKTGYITVTEKNSYSKESGRSSGSSGSSGGGGGGGSPESTRNIELKEISNEQVFKGIHTCYTFKGETNEIITVEFDPKKNFGKTPTIVEMLKNTSVIVKEPAPGTVYKNLNIWVGNSGFSSSENLENARISFRVKQTWLSENGISENTMTLYRYSNNTWNALPTTLTGKDQDYFYFTAETPGFSPFAISSPEKNTQVIVITPIRNRGSNMMGTGEILEEDEENLVSNNEKAYEDSPGTRISFDPYNLISYLKSFLSRPNCASGVRFLFATLKMTELQIF
- a CDS encoding nucleotidyltransferase domain-containing protein, with translation MLKTRLRDFLLTKDEWFFAVSDYFRNDGIRATLRYVPDENGERELNGKRYKKYDFGPAFEFMKKNRPEWVQDVHVVPESEVKQVLHPYDCIPELVNSDSRVRAIVKVLDMAEIPRTSMGVTGSMLAGLQNESSDVDFVIYGPMWFRARDAITIAKQQEGPIEELDEDMWQRIYRKRIPEISFDEFMLHESRKGNRGMVEGTYFDLLFVREWDQIKEPPQRGKDTVKMKIEAEVKNADFAFDSPAYYKVEHEEIDHVLSYTHTYAGQALPGEIIEARGVVEKVGNMKRLVVGTSREPKGEWIRSLTWLENCGYI